TCTGTCAACGCCTCCGCTTGTATATAAATCTGGTAATAGGATACTAGGATATGGCTGTCTTCGCAAGCGACTTTTAGGCTCTCGGGTGATAGGCGTAAGACCGCTTCATATGTTCGGAGGTGACGTGTGTGTATATTTGGGTTGTCGCGAGTGAGGCATGACCTAACATCTCTTGTATCGAACGGAGATCAGCGCCGTTTTCATAAAGGTGTGTCGCCATCGAGTGGCGGAATATGTGCGGCGAGACTCCCTTTGCGTAACGAGCGACGACGCGCTGGGCCGTTCTGACATTTATGTGTCGTCGCGGATACTTTTTCGAGCGGAAAAGATACCCTCTTCGCCTACGAAGCGCGTGGATGGCCCTAGAAACCGTTTTTGACAACGGGACATATCTTTCCTTGGACCCCTTGCCGAAAACGCGAATGAAGCCATCCTCGTGCATGATGTCCTGCGCCTTCAGGCGGACGCACTCTGATACGCGCAAGCCGGCTCCGTAAAGCAGTTCCATAAGGGCTCGATCGCGCTTCGGCATATCCTGGTCAAGGATCGCGGCGACTTCCGGTTGTGTCAGAACCTTGGGCAATCGCAACCCGGGGCGCTTCATCCGAAATTCATCCATCGGGTTTCGCTCGACCAAGCCTTCCCGAATCGCCCAACGAAAGAACGAGCGGAGCACGGCGACCATCCTGCGATAGGCCGCCGGGTTCCCTTCTTCTTTCAACGCCGAAAGGAAGTGGCGAATCCGAACCCGCGTCTGTGGAAAGCCCGGGCACTCGGCAAAGAAACGGAGCAAATCCCGATTATATGCCTTGATTGTTAAGGGGGAATAATGC
The nucleotide sequence above comes from Dehalococcoidales bacterium. Encoded proteins:
- a CDS encoding tyrosine-type recombinase/integrase, with product MRYHIGERGMRMHKRTAFLNHLRARHYSPLTIKAYNRDLLRFFAECPGFPQTRVRIRHFLSALKEEGNPAAYRRMVAVLRSFFRWAIREGLVERNPMDEFRMKRPGLRLPKVLTQPEVAAILDQDMPKRDRALMELLYGAGLRVSECVRLKAQDIMHEDGFIRVFGKGSKERYVPLSKTVSRAIHALRRRRGYLFRSKKYPRRHINVRTAQRVVARYAKGVSPHIFRHSMATHLYENGADLRSIQEMLGHASLATTQIYTHVTSEHMKRSYAYHPRA